In a single window of the Bacteroidota bacterium genome:
- a CDS encoding glycosyltransferase family 4 protein, producing MKLLVYSPDAWSVFFPHTNFIFGGIEIEAAHYARGLSEKGIEVTVVTRDHDEGMKMSGKVKVIGYPGMKGQGHWEKSRSLANKIKNRLAGEKRTVTLVEFIAQCDPDIIYLQGFSKQALEISEYAKKTKKKFILRIASDMDLGGKNFDQKETEEWNRISLEQLKNIVICSNHIFVQNRSQLEMLERFSAKGEVLYNPVDLEHHADNKIEKKYDALWVGKSSGVKRPELMLEIARIMKSNSFCMVCNRLDAEMHDRLKQSVPPNVNWLNTVPADQIESLFASSKLLINTSSFEGFPNTFLQAAKYGVPVISMNVDPEGMLSKHHAGIVAGDSLEKVIGETENILQQEEIYQRMSAAAKNYVTQFHDKKKIMERFYRVLQELSS from the coding sequence ATGAAATTACTGGTCTATTCACCGGATGCATGGTCGGTTTTCTTTCCGCATACGAATTTCATTTTCGGCGGGATCGAGATCGAAGCTGCGCATTACGCAAGAGGGCTTTCTGAAAAAGGAATAGAAGTAACGGTGGTTACACGCGATCATGATGAAGGAATGAAAATGTCGGGGAAAGTGAAAGTGATCGGTTACCCGGGAATGAAAGGACAGGGCCATTGGGAAAAAAGCAGGTCGCTGGCGAATAAGATCAAGAACAGGTTGGCCGGTGAAAAAAGGACAGTCACGCTCGTTGAATTCATCGCGCAGTGCGATCCTGATATTATTTATTTGCAGGGATTTTCAAAACAAGCGCTGGAAATCTCGGAATACGCAAAAAAAACAAAAAAGAAATTCATTCTGCGTATCGCGAGTGATATGGATCTCGGCGGAAAAAACTTTGATCAGAAAGAAACCGAAGAATGGAACAGAATTTCGCTGGAACAATTAAAAAATATTGTGATATGTTCAAATCACATTTTTGTTCAGAATCGTTCGCAACTGGAAATGCTGGAACGTTTCAGTGCAAAAGGTGAAGTGTTGTACAACCCGGTCGATCTTGAGCATCACGCGGATAATAAGATTGAAAAAAAATACGATGCTCTGTGGGTTGGAAAAAGCAGCGGTGTAAAACGCCCGGAACTCATGCTGGAGATCGCGCGAATAATGAAGTCGAATTCTTTCTGCATGGTTTGTAATCGTCTCGATGCGGAAATGCATGACCGGCTCAAACAATCGGTACCCCCGAATGTCAATTGGCTGAATACTGTTCCTGCCGATCAGATCGAATCACTTTTTGCATCATCGAAATTGCTCATCAACACTTCTTCATTCGAAGGATTCCCGAATACATTTCTGCAGGCGGCAAAATACGGCGTCCCGGTGATCTCAATGAATGTTGATCCCGAAGGAATGCTTTCCAAACATCACGCTGGAATTGTTGCCGGAGATTCGCTGGAAAAAGTAATTGGCGAAACGGAAAATATCCTCCAGCAGGAAGAAATTTATCAGCGCATGTCGGCAGCTGCAAAAAATTACGTCACACAATTCCACGACAAAAAAAAGATCATGGAAAGATTTTACAGGGTGCTGCAGGAACTCAGTTCCTGA
- a CDS encoding glycosyltransferase, whose translation MKKTLFLFTKKFPFDRQEKYISDELSFLAEKFSRIIIIPSEYFDEERTPVYPLPSNTEILLINKLPGLSGAPKKHWGEFLSVFFSEFFSHPKRKYFFRFTKRYASILLYQQASADAFTKWLNENKIDIGNSVFYTYWLHNSSLMLALLKKRNIIRYFFSRAHSIDLYNEWWPGISEKMTPLPFMMFKLKWIDKVAAISEHGCLHLKKYYPSYVSKFTYARLGVDDLGERKNRSGKEFTVVTCSNLSANKRIQRMPGILSRLKIPVRWIHYGGEGIALEELIKQTSLLSSNIKSDLRGFTNNAIIAKEYAEGDIDLFINLSRCEGIPVSIMEAQRFGIPSMATAVYGTPEIVNEENGHLLPEEFSDEEAAGFISSLAGDLELQKKLSENSRRHFLKYFLAPSNFRDFISRILLF comes from the coding sequence ATGAAAAAGACATTATTTCTTTTTACAAAAAAATTCCCGTTCGACAGGCAGGAAAAATATATTTCCGACGAGTTGTCCTTTCTCGCCGAAAAATTTTCCAGGATCATTATCATTCCCTCAGAATATTTTGATGAAGAACGCACTCCCGTCTATCCATTGCCATCCAATACAGAAATACTCCTCATCAATAAACTTCCGGGACTTTCCGGTGCGCCGAAAAAACACTGGGGAGAATTTCTTTCTGTGTTTTTCTCCGAATTTTTTTCTCATCCGAAAAGAAAATATTTTTTTCGTTTTACAAAAAGATACGCGTCCATTCTTCTTTACCAGCAGGCGAGTGCCGATGCATTTACAAAATGGTTGAATGAAAATAAGATCGACATCGGAAATTCTGTTTTCTATACGTATTGGCTGCATAATTCTTCCCTGATGCTGGCATTGCTGAAAAAAAGAAATATCATCCGTTATTTTTTTTCACGCGCACATTCCATCGATCTCTACAACGAATGGTGGCCGGGTATCTCGGAAAAAATGACACCGCTGCCTTTTATGATGTTCAAATTGAAATGGATTGATAAAGTTGCCGCGATCTCCGAACACGGTTGTCTTCATCTTAAAAAGTATTATCCGTCTTATGTTTCGAAATTCACGTATGCACGCCTGGGCGTAGACGATCTTGGTGAACGGAAAAACAGGAGCGGAAAAGAATTCACTGTTGTCACCTGTTCGAATCTTTCCGCCAATAAAAGAATCCAGCGCATGCCGGGTATTCTTTCGCGACTGAAAATTCCTGTGCGATGGATCCATTATGGAGGAGAAGGTATCGCACTCGAAGAACTCATTAAACAAACTTCGCTTCTGTCTTCCAATATTAAATCTGATCTCCGCGGATTCACCAACAACGCGATCATCGCGAAGGAATATGCGGAAGGCGATATCGATCTTTTTATCAACCTGAGTCGTTGTGAGGGAATTCCGGTTTCAATCATGGAAGCACAACGATTCGGAATTCCTTCCATGGCAACTGCAGTTTACGGAACGCCCGAAATCGTGAATGAAGAAAACGGACATTTGCTGCCCGAAGAATTTTCGGATGAAGAAGCTGCCGGATTTATTTCGAGTCTTGCAGGTGATCTTGAACTACAGAAAAAATTATCGGAAAATTCTCGCCGGCATTTCCTGAAATATTTCCTCGCGCCCTCTAATTTCCGCGATTTTATCAGCCGGATCCTGTTGTTCTGA
- a CDS encoding glycosyltransferase family 2 protein, whose protein sequence is MLVSVIITAYNYARYLERAIRSVQNQSLDPSQFEIIVIDDASTDETPRVLENYGEKIRLFRMEKNIGLAASRNFGIKKAHGQYVLFLDADDYIHSDLLKVQSIFLIENNRLDAVAVDYHVVNEFGDHIEWIDASLKPIACGIMFRKDRLFDIGLYDDDFRAREDEDFRIRFLKKYNIYNIILPLYRYRRHGGNLTDNEAEMEKYRRKLDQKHNGSNS, encoded by the coding sequence ATGCTTGTCTCCGTAATTATTACTGCTTACAATTATGCTCGCTACCTCGAACGTGCAATTCGCAGTGTGCAAAATCAATCGCTCGATCCTTCGCAGTTCGAAATTATTGTGATCGACGATGCGAGTACAGACGAAACACCAAGAGTGCTCGAAAATTATGGAGAGAAGATCCGCCTCTTCCGGATGGAAAAAAATATCGGTCTCGCGGCTTCACGGAATTTCGGAATAAAAAAAGCACACGGACAATATGTTCTGTTCCTTGATGCCGATGATTACATTCACTCCGATCTGCTGAAAGTTCAATCTATTTTTCTTATTGAAAACAATCGTCTTGATGCGGTGGCTGTCGATTATCATGTGGTGAATGAATTCGGCGATCATATTGAATGGATCGACGCATCCCTGAAACCAATTGCATGCGGCATCATGTTCCGCAAAGATCGTTTGTTCGATATCGGTTTGTATGACGATGATTTCCGCGCAAGAGAAGATGAGGATTTCAGAATTCGTTTCCTGAAAAAATATAATATCTACAATATCATTCTTCCGCTTTACCGTTATCGCCGTCACGGAGGAAATCTCACCGACAACGAAGCTGAAATGGAAAAGTATCGCCGCAAACTCGACCAGAAACACAACGGATCAAATTCCTGA